A section of the Marinimicrobium koreense genome encodes:
- a CDS encoding LamG-like jellyroll fold domain-containing protein — translation MKIQRLSWVLGSTLVLAACGGSGGDSGGSSSSVASSSSSSASQVSSSSSESSSSSSLARVEPRANPTVNSELIQYNDVAVHDPSVFRDDDGTYYVVGSHLAMASSQDLITWTSEAPGIALENPDLTDYPLFGNYETEVAEGIEWTGGYVGSWASDIRKLADGKYYFYFNHCTNPASGVCDAPRSYLGLATSEDSVFGPYENQGIFLWSGQTDAEIDQGYGVGDIESYNGNIHPNAIDPHTFHDKDGNLWMIYGSYAGGIHILAMDESTGLPEPGQGYGKHLTGGDHSAIEGTFVLYSPETDYYYMFASFGGFVSTDGYNIRIARSRTPDGPYLDAEGNDMALARGGWDGIAPYGVKLMGGFNFRSRTGDDHGSRGYLAPGHNSAYYDEATGQHFLITHTRFPNRGEQHAIRVHELMATADGWLVASPHRYAPIEGDNVVDSEDVVGDYQFINHGKDINREARQSQAMTLHDDGTITGEVTGTYQLDPEALNRIVLQLDGLGAFEGQLRWQWDERIAELVPAFSAVSGSGESVWGTRLPAQSATEVLAAVAAELTLPETFKGDALTLPTDGIRGAQILWESGNEAVIGTDGQVERPAPGSGDASVNLTATILYQGEEETVTLEVLVPERMPFNRVARFEFENDLTDSTGQYEAAMSTGDRIHKVGEGNLSYTTGSAGQAVSLDGSSGVRLPDGLINNYEYTLSLWVRPNVITQFSTLVFGEVPGDTSDPLVEPSQWFSFLPSSWDENVMFWSRNNDAWFDGATGETIPAGEWSHLAVSVSQGYVQVYIDGQQAYAGGSVADFFTDNTGRFALGVNYWDLPFNGLVDEFNVYDAALSAAEVQALDIDRLSTSELLGVARDQLTLGDTSAVIEDFALPVSGPFATAVSWTSSDSSVVEVDGATAQVTRPAASDADVTLTATLSLEGQSVTRDITVTVLSEGMPEPAARFSFDDHLDDATGNMGSGTVTGNRLDNTGGSLSFDEGRVGSALSLDGTYGVALPDNLITDATYTVSMWLNPSALTQFTTAFFGAASADSWISVVPNGPGAGNTMLWSGTDWFDGDTGTQIATNTWTHFVAVNNAGNLTLYLDGEAVFTGEGFPDVFTPAETTVFGVGVNYWDTPYDGLVDELSIYDVPLSADDVAALYSSAP, via the coding sequence ATGAAAATACAACGACTATCCTGGGTGCTGGGGAGTACGCTGGTTCTGGCGGCCTGTGGCGGTAGCGGTGGAGACAGTGGTGGGTCCAGCTCATCGGTGGCATCCAGCTCCAGTTCCAGCGCATCACAAGTGTCATCGAGCTCCTCTGAATCCTCCAGCTCGTCGAGTCTCGCGCGAGTGGAGCCCCGGGCCAATCCCACCGTCAACAGCGAATTGATTCAGTACAACGATGTGGCAGTGCACGATCCCTCGGTCTTCAGGGACGACGACGGCACTTACTATGTGGTGGGTTCCCACTTGGCGATGGCCAGCTCCCAGGATCTGATTACCTGGACTTCAGAGGCGCCGGGCATCGCGCTGGAGAATCCCGACCTCACTGATTACCCGCTGTTTGGCAACTATGAAACGGAAGTGGCCGAAGGCATTGAGTGGACCGGTGGTTATGTAGGTTCCTGGGCGTCGGACATCCGTAAACTGGCCGACGGCAAGTACTATTTCTACTTCAATCACTGCACCAACCCGGCCAGCGGCGTCTGCGATGCGCCGCGTTCCTACCTCGGTCTGGCCACCTCGGAGGACAGCGTTTTCGGCCCCTATGAAAACCAGGGCATATTCCTCTGGTCCGGGCAGACAGACGCCGAAATTGATCAGGGTTACGGTGTCGGGGACATCGAATCCTATAACGGCAACATCCATCCCAATGCCATCGATCCTCACACTTTTCATGACAAGGATGGCAACCTCTGGATGATCTATGGCTCTTACGCGGGCGGTATTCACATTCTCGCCATGGATGAGTCAACCGGGCTGCCCGAACCGGGGCAGGGCTACGGCAAACATCTGACCGGGGGCGACCATAGCGCTATCGAGGGCACCTTTGTGCTCTACAGCCCCGAGACCGATTACTACTACATGTTCGCCTCCTTTGGCGGTTTTGTCTCGACCGACGGGTACAACATACGCATTGCCCGCTCGCGCACGCCCGATGGTCCCTACCTCGATGCCGAGGGTAACGACATGGCCCTGGCTCGGGGCGGTTGGGACGGTATCGCGCCCTATGGCGTCAAGCTGATGGGAGGCTTCAACTTCCGTTCGCGCACCGGTGACGACCACGGCAGCCGGGGTTACCTGGCACCGGGACACAACTCGGCGTACTACGACGAAGCCACGGGGCAGCATTTCCTGATCACCCACACCCGTTTCCCCAATCGGGGTGAGCAGCATGCCATTCGGGTCCATGAGTTGATGGCCACCGCCGATGGCTGGCTGGTTGCATCGCCGCACCGCTACGCGCCCATTGAGGGCGACAATGTGGTGGACAGCGAGGATGTGGTTGGGGACTACCAGTTCATCAATCATGGCAAGGACATCAACCGGGAAGCGCGTCAGTCGCAGGCGATGACCCTGCATGACGACGGCACCATCACCGGCGAAGTGACCGGCACCTATCAACTGGACCCGGAAGCGCTCAATCGCATCGTGTTGCAATTGGATGGCCTTGGCGCCTTTGAGGGCCAGCTGCGCTGGCAGTGGGATGAGCGTATTGCAGAACTCGTGCCGGCGTTTTCGGCGGTGTCCGGTAGCGGTGAAAGTGTCTGGGGAACCCGGTTGCCCGCACAGTCAGCAACCGAGGTGTTGGCTGCGGTTGCCGCCGAGCTGACTCTGCCGGAAACCTTCAAAGGCGATGCGCTGACGTTGCCCACCGACGGAATTCGCGGTGCCCAGATTCTCTGGGAGAGCGGCAATGAAGCCGTCATCGGTACCGATGGACAAGTCGAGCGCCCCGCGCCGGGATCCGGTGATGCGTCGGTCAATCTCACCGCGACCATTCTGTATCAGGGCGAAGAGGAAACGGTCACCCTCGAGGTACTGGTGCCCGAACGTATGCCCTTCAACCGGGTGGCGCGGTTTGAGTTTGAAAACGACCTGACCGACAGTACTGGTCAGTATGAGGCCGCCATGAGTACGGGTGACCGTATTCATAAAGTGGGCGAGGGCAACCTCAGTTACACCACGGGCAGTGCCGGACAGGCGGTGTCGCTGGATGGTAGCAGCGGTGTACGGTTGCCCGACGGCTTGATAAACAACTATGAATACACCCTGTCTCTGTGGGTACGTCCCAACGTCATCACCCAGTTCTCCACACTGGTGTTTGGTGAAGTGCCGGGGGATACCTCAGACCCCTTGGTTGAACCGAGCCAGTGGTTCAGCTTCCTGCCCAGTTCCTGGGATGAGAATGTCATGTTCTGGAGCCGGAATAACGATGCGTGGTTTGACGGAGCGACGGGCGAAACCATTCCCGCAGGGGAGTGGAGTCACCTGGCGGTGTCGGTCTCCCAGGGCTATGTGCAGGTCTATATCGACGGTCAGCAGGCGTATGCCGGTGGTTCAGTAGCGGACTTCTTTACCGACAATACGGGGCGTTTCGCTCTTGGCGTCAATTACTGGGATCTGCCCTTCAACGGTCTGGTGGATGAGTTCAATGTGTACGATGCTGCGCTCAGCGCCGCCGAAGTTCAGGCACTGGATATTGATCGGTTGTCCACCTCGGAGCTGCTCGGCGTTGCCCGTGACCAGTTGACGCTCGGCGATACCAGCGCTGTGATTGAAGACTTTGCGCTGCCGGTAAGCGGACCGTTTGCGACCGCGGTCAGTTGGACTTCGTCAGACAGCAGCGTCGTTGAAGTTGATGGGGCCACCGCACAGGTGACCCGGCCGGCGGCTAGCGATGCCGATGTGACCCTGACCGCGACCCTGAGTCTGGAGGGGCAATCGGTCACCCGCGACATTACGGTCACCGTTCTGTCGGAAGGTATGCCGGAGCCCGCCGCGCGCTTCAGCTTCGATGATCATCTCGACGATGCTACGGGCAATATGGGTTCGGGTACGGTGACCGGTAACCGGCTGGACAACACCGGAGGCTCGCTCAGCTTTGACGAGGGGCGCGTCGGTAGCGCACTCAGTCTCGACGGTACCTATGGTGTTGCACTGCCGGACAATCTGATTACCGATGCAACCTACACTGTATCGATGTGGCTCAATCCGTCCGCATTGACCCAGTTCACCACTGCATTCTTCGGAGCGGCGTCTGCCGACAGCTGGATCAGTGTAGTGCCCAATGGTCCCGGTGCCGGCAACACCATGCTTTGGTCCGGTACGGACTGGTTTGATGGCGATACCGGGACGCAGATTGCTACGAATACCTGGACCCACTTTGTGGCGGTCAACAACGCGGGTAACCTGACGCTGTATCTCGATGGTGAAGCGGTGTTCACCGGGGAGGGTTTCCCGGATGTGTTTACGCCCGCGGAAACCACGGTATTCGGGGTGGGCGTCAATTACTGGGATACCCCCTATGACGGGTTGGTGGATGAGCTGAGCATCTATGATGTGCCCTTGAGCGCTGACGATGTGGCGGCTCTATACAGTAGCGCACCCTAG
- a CDS encoding ammonium transporter, translating to MNKRPVAFGLISLALLPGTALAQAELNGANTAWILTATALVLFMTLPGLSLFYGGLVRSKNILSILMQCFAIACIASLIWLVAGYSLSFGEGNAWIGDASRILFSGMESDSLSGDIPESLFSLFQMTFAVITPALIVGAFAERMKFSSVLIFSTLWLFGVYFPICHWVWGGGWLGAMGVLDFAGGIVVHITAGVAALVAALVLGPRDGFPKTAMPPHNMTMTVTGAGMLWVGWFGFNGGSALAANGDASMAMLVTHISAAAGSLAWMTMEWVKFGRPSVLGIVTGMVAGLGTITPASGFVGPGGALIIGVSAGIVCFYATQAMKRVFKIDDSLDVFPVHGVGGMLGTLLAGVFASTQLGVFSGQGFADGIETMGQQFGVQVVGVVVATVYTGVVTFILLKVTGVLTSGLRVTREEELIGLDITHHEEEGYKL from the coding sequence ATGAACAAGCGACCTGTCGCTTTCGGGTTGATCAGCCTGGCACTGTTGCCCGGTACCGCGCTGGCACAAGCGGAACTCAATGGCGCCAACACCGCCTGGATCCTGACGGCAACGGCTCTGGTTCTGTTTATGACCTTGCCGGGCCTGTCTCTGTTTTATGGCGGCCTGGTCCGGTCGAAAAATATTTTGTCGATTCTGATGCAGTGTTTCGCGATTGCCTGTATCGCCTCACTGATCTGGCTGGTGGCCGGGTACAGCCTGAGCTTTGGCGAAGGCAATGCCTGGATCGGGGATGCAAGCCGGATTCTGTTTTCGGGCATGGAATCGGACTCCCTGTCTGGCGATATTCCCGAGAGCCTGTTCAGCCTGTTTCAGATGACCTTTGCCGTCATTACGCCGGCTCTTATCGTTGGGGCCTTCGCCGAGCGGATGAAGTTTTCTTCAGTCCTGATTTTTTCAACGCTGTGGCTGTTCGGGGTGTACTTTCCGATCTGTCACTGGGTCTGGGGTGGCGGCTGGTTGGGCGCCATGGGGGTACTGGATTTCGCCGGGGGCATTGTTGTGCACATCACCGCCGGGGTGGCGGCGCTGGTGGCAGCGCTGGTGCTCGGCCCGCGCGACGGCTTCCCGAAAACGGCGATGCCTCCACACAATATGACCATGACGGTGACCGGTGCGGGCATGCTCTGGGTCGGTTGGTTTGGCTTTAACGGCGGCAGCGCGCTGGCGGCCAACGGTGACGCCAGCATGGCGATGCTGGTAACCCACATTTCCGCCGCTGCCGGCTCATTGGCCTGGATGACGATGGAGTGGGTGAAGTTCGGTCGCCCGAGTGTGCTGGGTATCGTGACCGGCATGGTGGCCGGTCTGGGAACCATCACACCGGCGTCGGGCTTCGTGGGCCCCGGCGGTGCTCTGATTATCGGTGTTTCGGCGGGCATTGTCTGTTTCTACGCGACCCAGGCGATGAAGCGGGTGTTCAAGATCGATGATTCGCTGGATGTGTTTCCGGTACACGGTGTCGGCGGTATGCTGGGTACGCTGTTGGCCGGGGTCTTTGCTTCGACTCAACTGGGTGTGTTCAGTGGTCAGGGTTTTGCCGACGGTATCGAGACGATGGGCCAGCAGTTCGGAGTTCAGGTGGTTGGCGTTGTCGTGGCAACGGTGTACACCGGGGTGGTGACCTTCATTCTGTTGAAAGTGACCGGTGTTCTGACCTCTGGATTGCGGGTGACTCGCGAAGAAGAATTGATTGGCCTCGATATTACCCATCATGAGGAAGAGGGGTACAAGCTTTAG
- a CDS encoding DUF58 domain-containing protein translates to MRLPDTLTHWFWHWVVRRAPRAESVRLRHKSIYVLPTAQGIGFLLVITLLWLLGTNYENNLVLASAFLLLSLMTVSVVHAFRNLSGLTLSVQRAHPAFAGEWAEFDLMLQPASGSRHEALLLGWDRDLTVEADVPHRAERTVTLAYRARRRGWLVPERLRVQSYYPLGLFRVWSWVHLDGRALIYPAPRSSDHPPQAHLSGEVGEQLSAENQEEFQGFRPYQVGAPMAHVAWKLYAREQGLYLKDYAGYQSEQVWLDWDALPGLDQESRLSRLCFWAVEYGKTSAEYGLRLPGLDIPLGRGQAHQERVLRALALYGMPEQAEGGERG, encoded by the coding sequence ATGCGTTTACCCGATACTCTGACACACTGGTTCTGGCACTGGGTGGTGCGTCGCGCGCCCCGGGCCGAGTCGGTCCGTCTGCGTCACAAATCCATCTATGTTCTGCCGACGGCGCAGGGGATCGGCTTTCTGTTGGTCATCACACTGCTGTGGCTGTTGGGCACCAACTACGAAAACAATCTGGTGTTGGCCTCCGCTTTTCTGCTGCTCAGTCTGATGACGGTGTCGGTGGTGCATGCGTTCCGTAACCTGTCCGGGTTGACCCTCTCGGTACAGCGGGCTCATCCCGCCTTCGCCGGGGAGTGGGCCGAGTTTGACCTGATGCTGCAACCTGCCTCGGGCTCGCGCCACGAAGCCCTGCTGCTCGGGTGGGATCGGGACCTGACCGTTGAAGCCGATGTGCCCCACCGGGCAGAGCGCACGGTGACGCTGGCGTACCGTGCCCGCCGGCGAGGCTGGCTGGTTCCGGAGCGCCTCCGGGTACAGAGTTATTACCCTCTGGGGCTGTTTCGGGTCTGGTCCTGGGTTCACCTGGATGGGCGGGCACTGATTTACCCCGCACCGCGCTCCAGCGACCACCCACCGCAAGCGCATCTGAGCGGCGAGGTCGGAGAGCAGCTTTCGGCAGAGAATCAGGAAGAGTTTCAGGGGTTTCGGCCCTATCAGGTCGGTGCCCCGATGGCCCATGTGGCCTGGAAGCTCTACGCCCGGGAGCAGGGGCTCTATCTGAAAGATTACGCCGGTTACCAGAGTGAACAGGTCTGGCTGGACTGGGACGCCCTCCCGGGGCTGGATCAGGAAAGCCGATTGAGCCGCCTGTGTTTCTGGGCCGTGGAGTACGGCAAAACCTCCGCTGAATACGGCCTGCGCCTTCCGGGGCTGGATATTCCGCTGGGGCGTGGGCAGGCCCATCAGGAGCGGGTACTGCGGGCCCTGGCGCTCTACGGTATGCCGGAGCAGGCCGAGGGAGGTGAACGTGGCTGA
- a CDS encoding O-succinylhomoserine sulfhydrylase, which produces MSEYDDSLTGAGLDTLAVRAGCHRTAEGEHSEALFLTSSYVFGSAQEAADRFSGDAPGNVYSRYTNPTVRAFEERIAALEKAESAIATASGMSAILSTCMALLQVGDHILCSRSVFGTTTVLFTKYLQRFGVGVTFVDPTDLTAWERGFQANTRLVFVETPSNPLCDVVDLQALADLTHARGARLVVDNCFCTPALQRPIEFGADLIIHSATKYIDGQGRCLGGVVAGDQDTINDVLAFVRSAGPTLSAFNAWVFLKGLETLRLRMEAHSRNAQALAEWLQRQPQVERVYYAGLPEHPGHELARKQQSAFGGVLSFQVKGDQAAAWRVIDSTRICSLTANLGDAKTTIVHPATTTHGRLTPEQRAESGIADNLIRLAVGLEDVEDLKNDLLRGLS; this is translated from the coding sequence ATGAGTGAATATGATGACAGCTTGACCGGTGCTGGCCTGGACACCCTGGCCGTTCGTGCGGGATGTCACCGCACGGCGGAAGGGGAACACAGCGAAGCGCTGTTCCTGACCTCCAGTTATGTGTTTGGCAGCGCCCAGGAAGCGGCGGACCGCTTCTCTGGCGACGCTCCCGGCAACGTGTATTCGCGTTATACCAATCCGACGGTGCGCGCGTTTGAGGAGCGCATTGCCGCTCTGGAAAAGGCCGAAAGTGCCATTGCGACGGCTTCCGGCATGTCGGCCATTCTCAGCACTTGCATGGCACTGCTGCAGGTGGGAGATCATATCCTCTGCTCCCGGAGTGTATTCGGCACAACCACGGTTCTGTTTACCAAGTATCTGCAGCGGTTCGGGGTTGGGGTAACCTTTGTCGACCCCACCGATCTGACCGCGTGGGAGCGCGGTTTTCAGGCCAACACCCGGTTGGTGTTTGTGGAAACCCCGTCCAACCCTCTGTGCGATGTCGTCGACCTCCAGGCGTTGGCGGATCTGACCCATGCCCGGGGTGCCAGGCTGGTGGTGGACAACTGTTTCTGCACCCCGGCACTGCAACGCCCGATCGAGTTCGGTGCCGACCTGATCATTCACTCGGCGACGAAATACATCGATGGCCAGGGGCGCTGCCTGGGTGGCGTGGTTGCCGGAGATCAGGACACCATCAATGACGTTTTGGCGTTTGTCCGCAGTGCCGGACCCACCCTGAGTGCCTTCAATGCCTGGGTGTTCCTGAAAGGGCTGGAAACCCTGCGTCTGCGGATGGAGGCCCACTCACGCAATGCGCAGGCGCTGGCCGAATGGCTCCAGCGTCAGCCCCAGGTCGAGCGTGTGTACTACGCCGGTCTGCCCGAACACCCCGGGCATGAATTGGCGCGCAAGCAGCAGTCTGCTTTCGGTGGGGTGCTGTCCTTTCAGGTCAAAGGGGATCAGGCTGCCGCCTGGCGCGTGATCGACAGCACCCGGATCTGCTCGCTCACTGCCAACCTCGGTGATGCAAAAACCACCATCGTGCATCCGGCCACGACCACCCATGGACGCCTGACACCGGAGCAGCGGGCCGAATCCGGCATTGCCGACAATCTGATCCGGTTGGCGGTGGGGCTGGAGGATGTCGAGGATCTGAAAAACGATTTGTTGCGCGGACTGTCCTGA
- a CDS encoding transglutaminase TgpA family protein, with product MAEREQVTRTSLAWLLVAQAIILLPHSVHAPLWLWAGWLCVVVWRWQIFRGAWSFPSLWVRLGLMAGFGGGLVMSYGARFDMTAMVGLLLAGFILKLLELRRRRDLLVTVYLGYFVSATQFLFHSGPLAGVYGVLSLLLLTATLLAAHQSLGNVRFWPSIRQAGWLVLQATPLMLILFLVIPRTGALWSVPQDRRAATTGISDSMSPGDIGELAQSNALAFRVTFDGEAPSPRDRYWRGLVFSYFDGRQWQPTERQRATHFMSWREDDVRQWMNQVDPLGEPVAYEVMLEPTRQPWLYALAAPVSWSDDIGVGQEMRLQRDDPVMQRTAYRVQSHTRYGFQRSGLSEWERRQELQLPRDSNPETRATARQWARDARSPSELIERLMGLYRERFRYTLRPQTLGQHSVDEFLWQAQEGFCEHFASSFVFFLRAAGIPARVVVGYLGATHNPLEDYWTVRQRDAHAWAEVWLEGEGWVRFDPTGAVAPERIEQGLDVSLSATDGDMLQRPFGADLPFVMQLQLRWDALNYEWHRWVLGYDQGRQDAFLEDWLGGADLWRIALAVVLTGASLVSVLLLWMFWRQRPHYRYPADRQLARLERKLRRMGCPRRRGEPLTALARRLGRQQAELEPALIRIADLYERVSYGDNRAALTDLARAVTAFRGARTTPETPPA from the coding sequence GTGGCTGAACGGGAACAGGTTACCCGCACCAGTCTCGCCTGGCTGCTGGTGGCCCAGGCCATCATTCTGTTGCCGCACTCGGTCCATGCGCCGCTCTGGCTGTGGGCTGGTTGGTTGTGCGTGGTGGTCTGGCGCTGGCAGATCTTTCGCGGTGCCTGGAGCTTCCCCTCGTTGTGGGTGCGGCTCGGACTGATGGCGGGGTTCGGCGGTGGTCTGGTGATGAGCTACGGCGCCCGGTTTGATATGACTGCCATGGTCGGTTTGTTGCTGGCCGGCTTTATTCTCAAATTGCTGGAGCTGCGCCGACGTCGGGATCTGCTGGTCACCGTTTATCTGGGCTACTTTGTTTCCGCGACCCAATTCCTGTTTCATTCGGGGCCGCTGGCGGGCGTGTATGGTGTCCTGTCGTTGTTGTTATTGACGGCGACGCTGTTGGCGGCGCACCAGTCGTTGGGCAATGTCCGCTTTTGGCCCAGTATTCGGCAGGCGGGGTGGTTGGTGTTACAGGCGACGCCCCTCATGCTGATCCTGTTTCTGGTCATTCCCCGCACCGGTGCGCTCTGGTCGGTTCCGCAGGACCGCCGGGCCGCGACCACGGGCATCAGTGACAGCATGTCTCCGGGGGATATCGGTGAGCTGGCACAATCCAATGCGCTGGCCTTTCGGGTCACTTTTGATGGCGAGGCGCCGTCGCCCAGAGATCGTTACTGGCGTGGCCTGGTGTTTTCCTATTTCGATGGACGGCAATGGCAACCTACCGAACGTCAGCGGGCGACGCACTTTATGAGCTGGCGCGAGGATGATGTCCGGCAATGGATGAACCAGGTCGATCCCCTGGGTGAACCGGTGGCCTATGAGGTCATGCTGGAACCGACCCGCCAACCCTGGCTGTATGCGCTGGCGGCACCGGTCAGCTGGAGTGACGACATCGGAGTAGGGCAGGAGATGCGGCTACAACGGGATGATCCGGTCATGCAGCGCACCGCTTACCGGGTTCAGTCGCACACCAGGTATGGGTTCCAGCGCTCCGGGCTGAGTGAGTGGGAGCGACGCCAGGAGTTGCAGTTGCCCCGGGACTCCAACCCGGAAACCCGAGCGACGGCCCGGCAGTGGGCGCGGGACGCCAGATCGCCCAGCGAGCTGATAGAGCGACTGATGGGGCTTTACCGGGAGCGGTTTCGTTACACCCTGCGTCCACAGACACTGGGACAGCACAGCGTCGATGAATTTTTGTGGCAGGCGCAAGAGGGCTTCTGTGAGCACTTCGCCAGCAGCTTTGTATTTTTCCTGCGCGCGGCGGGCATTCCCGCCCGGGTGGTGGTGGGGTATCTCGGCGCCACCCACAATCCTCTGGAGGATTATTGGACCGTCCGCCAACGGGATGCTCACGCCTGGGCGGAGGTGTGGCTGGAGGGAGAAGGCTGGGTGCGTTTTGACCCGACCGGCGCTGTGGCACCGGAGCGAATCGAGCAAGGTCTGGACGTCTCGCTGAGCGCCACCGACGGCGACATGCTGCAGAGACCCTTTGGTGCCGATTTACCCTTTGTGATGCAGCTGCAACTGCGCTGGGATGCGCTCAATTACGAATGGCACCGCTGGGTGCTCGGTTACGATCAAGGGCGCCAGGACGCGTTTCTGGAAGACTGGCTCGGCGGCGCCGATCTGTGGCGGATCGCCCTGGCGGTGGTGCTGACCGGTGCCTCGCTGGTGTCGGTGCTGCTGCTCTGGATGTTCTGGCGACAACGCCCGCACTACCGCTATCCGGCCGATCGCCAACTCGCGCGCCTGGAGCGCAAACTGAGACGCATGGGGTGTCCGCGCCGACGGGGAGAACCCTTGACCGCGCTGGCTCGCCGGTTGGGGCGCCAACAGGCCGAACTGGAGCCGGCCCTGATCCGCATTGCGGATCTTTACGAGCGTGTGAGCTATGGCGACAACCGAGCCGCGCTGACCGATCTGGCCCGCGCGGTGACGGCGTTCAGAGGCGCGCGAACGACCCCTGAAACCCCTCCTGCCTGA
- a CDS encoding AAA family ATPase — MRDFIQVVVDEIGQVLLGKEDKIKLALACLLSDGHLLIEDLPGMGKTTLAHALAKVLGLSYQRIQFTSDMLPADIIGVSVFEREQSRFTFHPGPVFTQLLLADEINRTTPKTQSALLEAMEERQVTVEGETRKLEDPFFVIATQNPLSQMGTFPLPESQLDRFLMRISLGYPSADAERQMFLGGDPRQKLAGVKTRLKPEQLPKIRQAAEQVKTSDSLLDYLQRLVHHTRHSPEFACGLSPRGALALLRASKTWAFMHGRSYVIPEDLQTLLPPVVAHRIAPAASGTEGHEQALITELLNAVDIVPA, encoded by the coding sequence ATGCGGGATTTTATCCAGGTTGTTGTCGATGAAATCGGCCAGGTTTTGTTGGGCAAGGAAGACAAGATAAAGCTCGCCCTGGCGTGTCTGCTGTCCGACGGGCATCTGTTGATTGAAGACCTGCCCGGCATGGGGAAAACCACCCTGGCCCATGCGCTTGCCAAGGTGCTGGGCTTGTCTTATCAGCGGATCCAGTTTACCAGCGATATGCTGCCCGCCGATATTATCGGCGTATCGGTGTTTGAGCGGGAGCAGTCGCGCTTTACCTTCCATCCCGGCCCGGTATTCACTCAGTTGCTGTTGGCCGACGAGATCAACCGGACCACGCCGAAAACCCAGAGCGCATTGCTGGAGGCGATGGAGGAACGTCAGGTCACGGTAGAAGGGGAGACCCGTAAGCTCGAAGACCCTTTTTTCGTCATTGCCACTCAGAATCCCCTGTCCCAGATGGGGACTTTCCCGCTGCCCGAATCGCAACTGGACCGCTTTCTGATGCGCATCAGCCTCGGTTACCCCAGTGCGGATGCTGAGCGTCAGATGTTTCTCGGCGGTGATCCCCGCCAAAAACTGGCCGGAGTCAAAACCCGTCTGAAGCCCGAGCAGCTGCCCAAGATCCGGCAGGCTGCGGAACAGGTCAAAACCTCAGACAGCCTTCTGGATTACCTGCAACGGCTGGTTCACCACACCCGGCACTCCCCCGAGTTTGCCTGCGGCCTCTCCCCACGAGGGGCTCTGGCGCTACTTCGTGCCTCTAAGACCTGGGCGTTCATGCACGGGCGGAGTTACGTCATTCCTGAAGACCTACAGACGCTGCTGCCTCCCGTGGTGGCGCACCGAATTGCCCCGGCTGCCAGCGGCACCGAGGGGCACGAGCAGGCGCTGATCACGGAACTGTTGAACGCCGTTGACATCGTTCCCGCCTAA